A genomic region of Ewingella sp. CoE-038-23 contains the following coding sequences:
- the ycgZ gene encoding regulatory protein YcgZ produces the protein MQQSNSKQNLSVMDAAHFSTEVLFSEEETMGQIVVEILTAGRNLNRKALCDKLLNRIETAKSGAQEKHYLACLQLVLERDA, from the coding sequence ATGCAGCAATCAAATTCGAAGCAAAATCTGTCTGTAATGGATGCGGCACACTTCTCCACCGAGGTGCTGTTTTCAGAAGAAGAAACCATGGGACAGATCGTCGTTGAGATTTTAACGGCTGGCAGAAATCTTAACCGTAAAGCACTGTGCGATAAGCTGTTAAACCGAATTGAAACCGCAAAGTCTGGCGCGCAGGAAAAACACTATTTAGCCTGCCTGCAGCTGGTACTTGAGCGCGACGCCTAG